From the genome of Neomonachus schauinslandi chromosome 5, ASM220157v2, whole genome shotgun sequence, one region includes:
- the LOC110577406 gene encoding keratin, type II cuticular Hb5-like, whose translation MASRSYHFGSGIGVRNFSSCSEVLPKPSARSCAGALSSRRGTPGGPGYRHLGGFGSQSLYALGSPRTAVSCGWPLRSGGSFGYRVGGLCGPSPPCITSVSVNESLLTPLNLEIDPNAQCVKHEEKEQIKCLNNKFAAFIDKVRFLEQQNKLLETKWQFYQNRKCCESNLEPLFQGYLETLRREAKCVEADSGRLASELNHVQEVMEGYKKKYEEEVALRTTAENEFVVLKKDIDCAYLRKADLEANVEALREEMGFLQALYEEEIYLLQSQISDTSVVVKMDNSRELNMDSIVAEIKAQYDDVASRSRAEAESWYQTKCEEMKATVSQQGEDLRRTKDELNELNRLIQRLTAEMENAKQQRYKLEGAVAEAEQQGEAALSDAKCKLAGLEEALQKAKQDMACLLKEYQEMMNSKLGLDVEIATYRKLLEGEESRLCEGVCSVNICVSRSQGGVVCGDFSATVPRGPGGVATSSGIFSPPL comes from the exons ATGGCGAGCCGTTCCTACCACTTCGGCTCTGGCATCGGGGTCAGGAACTTCAGCTCCTGCTCTGAGGTCCTGCCCAAGCCCTCAGCCCGCAGCTGCGCTGGTGCCCTAAGCTCCCGCAGGGGCACTCCTGGGGGGCCTGGCTACAGGCACCTTGGGGGCTTTGGCAGCCAGAGCCTGTATGCCTTGGGGTCCCCACGCACGGCGGTGAGTTGTGGATGGCCCCTGCGCAGCGGGGGCAGCTTCGGCTACCGGGTAGGGGGCCTCTGCGGGCCCAGCCCGCCCTGCATCACCAGCGTGTCGGTCAACGAGAGCCTCCTCACGCCCCTCAACCTGGAGATCGACCCCAATGCTCAGTGCGTGAAGCACGAGGAGAAGGAGCAGATCAAGTGCCTGAACAATAAGTTCGCTGCCTTCATCGACAAG GTGCGCTTCCTGGAGCAGCAGAACAAGCTGCTGGAGACCAAGTGGCAGTTCTACCAGAACCGCAAGTGCTGTGAGAGCAACCTGGAGCCCCTATTCCAAGGCTACCTTGAGACGCTGAGGCGGGAGGCCAAGTGCGTGGAGGCCGACAGCGGGAGGCTGGCCTCGGAGCTCAACCACGTGCAGGAAGTGATGGAGGGCTACAAGAAGAA GTATGAAGAGGAGGTGGCCCTCAGGACCACAGCTGAGAATGAGTTTGTGGTGCTGAAGAAG GACATAGACTGTGCCTACCTGCGCAAGGCTGACTTGGAGGCGAATGTGGAGGCGCTGAGGGAGGAGATGGGTTTCCTGCAGGCCCTCTACGAGGAG GAAATCTACCTTCTTCAGTCACAAATCTCGGACACCTCGGTGGTGGTCAAGATGGACAATAGCCGGGAACTCAACATGGACTCGATTGTGGCCGAGATCAAGGCTCAGTATGACGATGTTGCCAGCCGCAGCCGGGCCGAGGCTGAGTCCTGGTACCAAACCAAG TGCGAGGAGATGAAAGCCACAGTGAGCCAGCAGGGTGAGGACCTCCGCAGAACCAAGGATGAGCTCAACGAGCTGAACCGCCTGATCCAGAGGCTGACGGCGGAAATGGAGAATGCCAAGCAGCAG CGCTACAAGCTGGAGGGTGCCGTGGCAGAGGCAGAACAGCAGGGCGAGGCGGCCCTCAGTGATGCCAAGTGCAAGCTGGCGGGGCTGGAGGAGGCCCTGCAGAAGGCCAAGCAGGACATGGCCTGCCTGCTCAAGGAGTACCAGGAGATGATGAACTCCAAGCTGGGCCTGGATGTGGAGATCGCCACTTACCGCAAGCTGCTGGAGGGCGAGGAGAGCCG cTTGTGTGAAGGCGTGTGCTCCGTCAATATCT GTGTGAGCCGTTCCCAGGGCGGCGTGGTCTGTGGGGACTTCAGTGCCACTGTCCCCCGTGGCCCGGGGGGCGTGGCCACCAGCAGTGGcatcttctctccccctctgtag